The Panthera tigris isolate Pti1 chromosome E3, P.tigris_Pti1_mat1.1, whole genome shotgun sequence genome segment tctgtgctgacagctcagagcctggagcctgcttctcattctgtgtctcccactctctctgcccctcccctgttcatgctctgtctctctctgtctcaaaaataaataaatgttaaaaaaaattaaaaaaaaaattaagtgaaaatatcAGCTCCTGGATATggaatgaatttcaaaaatgtaaaatatacaatatagaaaAGACAGCTTTCACTCAGTATGGACAGCTCATTTTCTCAAGAAATCCTATTGTTATTTATGctaacataaatattatttctaaggTTATCTAGGGTTATTATTTCTAAGGCTTTTACATGATGACAAAGCCAATAGTTAGTAATTATGAGTATAAAGGTGATTTTGTATTTGGTCAATATCACAGTGTTCACATTTAAAAGATATCTAATGCAGAACAATGGCTCAGTTTGAATGATTGCAAAATGACTTTAATGACATAATAGTGTACCGCTTTAAGGTAATAgcaatgaactattttttttgttgttgttgttgtttaggcCAATGACTCTGGTTCTTTTTCTGTTACTCATTGAAAAACACTATCAATCTCACAAGGTGATGCCCAGTCTCACTTTCGTATGGGCTACAATTTATTCTCCACTTTCTAGGCACTGGGCTGTGGGCTATGCGTAGTGATCTAATCTACATCCTCACAATCCCCTGCTGGGTAGgatttcttttctgcattttacAGAGAGGTGGTATCATTTGCCCAAATTCTCTCACATAGTTAACACTGGATCCTAGCTTTCTTTCATTCTAAATCCTATTCTCTTAATTAACAGTCTTATTCTGTAAAGGGACAGATCGcacatattttaaagcttttcagACCATGCAATCTCTGCTGCAACTATGTACTTACTCTTCATGGtaacacaaaagcagccacagacacataaacaaatgagcacaGCCTTATTCTGTGCTACAATATGGGCGCCGAAATTGTATTGATTTCCTATGTGTCATGCAACATTATTCTTTCGCTTTTTTCCccagcaatttaaaaatgtaaaagccctTCTTGGCTTGCAGGCCATACAAAAATAGACAGCAAGCCAGATCTAGCCTTATGGCTCTAGTTGGCTGACCTCCTCCGCGTCTGATCTCTGCGGGGTCCCCAAATGCAGTGTGTACAGCAGAGGGCTAGATAATAAGGTGAATGGAACAGGCCGGGCAGTACGTTCGCAGTTAGTAGGGACTGTGACTAACAGAAGAGGCTCGGGCTTCCTAAAGGAAGCTCTCAGTCTGTTCTTAACTCTCATTGCCATGTGTGAATGCGGCCCAGTATTGCCAATCCTTGCATGTTTTCAGAGGAAGGAAGCTGGAAATTCATGTTTGTCTTTGCAGTCTCTCTGTTTCAATATTAGCGGtgaatttaaatttctgaaagaaGATAGTGTCTATCAAAGCACATCTTGGATCAGACATGGCCCACAGGGTCCCTTGTTTGTGACCTCGTCACTCCGGTTGTGtgggttctcaaccctggctatTCTTGGAATCACTTTGGACTAAAAAAAGCTTCAGAGAAATCACTttggactaaaaacaaaaacaaaaacaaaaacttacccCCAGAGATCGGATTTACATGGTCTACAGTGGAGCATCTGCATATCTTTAAAGCACACCCAACCccctacctcccctccccccacattgaTTCTGAAGTGTAGCCACTACTTTCTCCTTCAGCCAATCACACATACAGATCCCTGGAGCCCTGTACATACACACCAAAGGAGGGCAGATTTCCAGCTGCTTTGGGTCCAAAAGCCGGTTCAtttatggggttcctgggtggctcagtcggtcgagcgttcgactttggcttagatcatggtcttgcagttcgtgggttcaagcccctcattgagtttgctgctatcagcacagagcccactttggatcctcagtctcctgctttctctgcccttcctctgctttctttctctctctcaaaaataaataaaacattaaaaaaaaaaaagtcaaatcattTAACATATTCCTGTGCCTGCCCCAAAGCTATTGCTTATAAACACTGGCCATAAGGGACTGGAGTCTTTCCCTGCTCATTAATCCTTCTACTTGTTAGAGAAAAATACCTCTTCTCGTCAGGGCTGAGGAGCAAAATCATAATGACCACTTGCCAGAATGCAGAGGGAACCGGTCAGGGGGCAGATTTGGGGATAGTCTGATGGCAACTTTTTCTGCACACTGCCCTGCTCTGCTTAGAATCCTGGGGTACTTGAATCCTGGCTGTGGTCAAGGGAGCCCCACGCACAGATGTAGGCCAGCTGCCTGACCCACTGGTCTCTGATAGCTTCTCCTGCTCTTTACGGCGGCCTACATGGTCTGGTCCATTGTATCAGTGAGGGTTCAACCCAGAATCACTATAGGTTATGGGATAAGAGATTCATTCTAGGAATTAGACCTCACAGAGCTGAAGGAGGAGTAAGGGAAGGAATGATTCAGGAGGGAAAGTAGAAGATCAAAGGAAGCACTGGCCAGTCGGTCTGAGCAGCCAAGCACATTTGGCCACCAAAATAGAACAGCCAAGGAAGGCTCTATGGCAGGCTGTGCCTCTGTGTCGCTGTTGCCACCAAGCATCTGGTGGTGGGACAGGGGCTGCTGTTGGTCAGGACAAGAGCTGGATGTAGAGCGGAGGAGAGCAAAGGCCAGTGGAACCTGCAGGCATCTCTGTATCTTACCATCTACCACTGCATCCGACCACGGTGACTTTCAGGGACGGTGCTGCTGCACCTGCTTTTGCCTCTTTCGGCCAAATCGAACAGGGAAGAGGATTCTAGGAGACCTCTTTCCAACGTAACCAAGTTGACCCAGTACAAACCACTCATCCCTGCATTCCTCTCTTGCCTCTTCTGGCCATCACcctctgtgatggttaattttgacCTGGGCCATGAGCTCTCCAGGTGGACATCTAGTTAAACGTTACTCGGCGaatctgtgagggtgtttttggaagagattagcatttgaatcggTAGACTGAGTGAGACAGATTGCCCTCCTCCAGGTTGGCGTTAGCCCAATGGGTTGAAGTCCAGAGTGGAAAAAGCCTTAGGAAGAGAGAATTCTCTACCTCTACCTGAGTGTAGAGCTGGGATGTCTGTCTCCTCTTGAGATGGGGACTTATACCATGAGCATTCCTGATTCACGGGGCTTGCCACTGGCCCCATTTCACACCACTGGTTCCTTTGGTTCTAAGGCCTTCACGTTTGGACTCGAACTACACCACCAGCTCTTCTGGGCTTCCAACAGATTGTGGGATTTAGCCTTCATTATCGTGTGAGCcaatgtctttctctctgtctctcctgttggttttctttccctGGAGAACCCTAAAAACTCTGTCTCCTACACAGCCCTTCTTTAAGTCCCCAGAAGTTGCCAAGTTCCTTCCTACCTCAAGGACCTTTCATTTCCAGCTGTAATGTTCTTCCCCCACCAGAACTCCTCACGTAGCTCCTTTTTTCTCATCCCCTAGGGCCCAGCTAAAGTCACTTCCCCTGGACTTCCCACGCAAGTTATCTTCCTGTTATTCTCTCATATGTACAACTTGGGGTTGTGTCCATACAACAAAGAGACAAGGCTCAACACTCAGCTTGGGGTTATATATTTACttgtagtatttctttcttttgccagcTCTGAAGCTCTTTGAGGGCAAAGGTTGTGTCTACTTTGTTCACCATTATAAACCCAGTGCCTGGTATGGAGTAGTTCCCAAACAAACCTGTGAAATGGAcacagtggttttgtttttttttaagtactctctacaccaaacatggggctcaaactcaccaccccaagatcaatagtcgcatgctccacctactgagccatcctggtgcccctaAACGTAGTCATTTTCAAGGCCAGTGTTTGATAGTATtttggtggaaaaaaataaaaaataaaaaagatggtcCCTTGCCTAATATGTGGCTTCATTCTGCTATATAATTTATGGTCTATATAtgtcaaaacaaaccaaaacaaaaattcttaaagtCTCTGCCAGAAGGCAAAAATTAACCTTACTGCCCACTAACCCTGTCGGGATCCCCCATTGGTCTGGTAAAAACCATTAGAGGTGATAGCTAAAACTTTGTGATGGAATTAACCAACTAGCTCTCAGCAGGAGTTTTAATGGCCACCAGGCGAGGTCTAGAAAATTTCTATGGCTTAATGGCCCATATACATTCACAGCTCTACATGTTTCTTCAGCGGCtacattattttctctgtgaGAATGCTTTATCTGAACAGactatttttcttgaaaaaatatttttccaaaaaaaattccAGATAGTTATAATTCCAGTGCAGAGTTTTCTACCGCAATCCATGAGCTAATGAAGGCAAATAAATTTGTGGAATCCCTGAGACAtataggcacttaataaatggtagTTTCTTTCTCCAGGGTTATTTTTCTATAAGGATTAAACAGACTTGCAACAGGTACTAAATAAGTCCTAAAAATCTAATGTATAGTATAGTGAATACAGACCACAATACTGTATCATAATCATCAAACTTGCGAAGAGACTAGATCTTAGTTATTGCCACcactaaaaggaaataattataggTCCTAATTGTCAGTATACAGTGGCAATCATATGACAATACAGGAATGTGTCAAATCAacatattatacacctgaaatttacacaatgttatgtataaaatttatttcagtttaaaaaaatgctatttaacTCAAACTACTGGTTATGAAAATGtccctgaaagaaaagaaaaaggtaggggcacctgggtggctcagtcggttaagtgtcagactcttgattttggctcaagtcatgatctcatggtttgtgagttcaagtcctaagtcaggctcggtgctgaaagagcagagcctcctttggattctctctctgtccctcccctgcttgcctgtgcactcgtgctctctctctctctctctctctctctctctcagtaaataaataacataataaagtaattaaaaaaaataaaaaacaattttttgttttagaaaatgaatagGTAAGTAAAGGAATGTATTTggagaagataaaaatgaatgtttattttaaagtttatttatttattttgagagcacacggagggagagggagagagagaaacccaagcaggctcagtaccATCAGCACTGAGAGAGACTCAAACTgacaactgagagatcatgacctgtgtggaaatcaagagtcagttgctcaactgactgagccacccaggtgcccccaaaatgagtattttttaaaaagctgctagGCCTTACCTCTGCTTTGTCTTGAAGCTTAGTTGTAAATCTCTAGCAtgtaatttaatgtaaaaaaaagaattaaaaactggaaaaaaaattaaaagctagcAAAAACATTACATGGATTTGGAAAAAACTCTGGGGTAAGGAGCTCAACATTTTTAGGAACGGCCCTGGATGTGGAGCTGCCaccgccttcctcctcctcctcctcctcctcctcctcctccttctcctcctcctccttctcctcctcctcctcctcctccttctcctcctccttctcctcctccttctcctcctccttctcctcctcctcctcctcctcctcctcctccttctcctcttccttctcctcctccttctcctcctcctcctcctcctccttctcctcctccttctcctcctccttctcctcctccttctcctcctccttctcctcctccttctcctcctccttcttctctccttcctccttctcctcctccttcttcgtcccctcctccttctcttcctcttcctcctccttctccttcccctcctcctcctcttcctcctcctcatccttttcctccttctcatccttctcctcctcctcatccttctcctcctccttcttctcctcctccttcttcttcccctcctccttctcttcctcctccttcttctcctcctcctcctccttctcctcctcctccttctcttccttctcctcctcttcctcctcctcatccttttcctccttctcatccttctcctcctcctcatccttctcctcctccttcttctcctcctccttcttctcctcctccttcttcttcccctcctccttctcttcctcctccttcttctcctcctcctcctccttctcctcctcctccttctcctcctcctcctcctccttctcctcctccttctcctcttccttctcctcctccttctcctcctccttctcctcctccttcttctctccttcctccttctcctcctccttcttcgtcccctcctccttctcttcctcttcctcctccttctccttcccctcctcctcctcttcctcctcctcatccttttcctccttctcatccttctcctcctcctcatccttctcctcctccttcttctcctcctcctcctccttctcctcctcctccttctcctccttctcctcctccttctcctcctccttttcctcctccttctcctcctccttctcctcctccttcttcgtcccctcctccttctcttcctcttcctcctccttctccttcccctcctcctcctcttcctcctcctcatccttttcctccttctcatccttctcctcctcctcatccttctcctcctccttcttctcctcctccttctcttcctcctccttcttctcctcctcctcctccttctcctcctcctccttctcttccttctcctcctcttcctcctcctcatccttttcctccttctcatccttctcctcctcctcatccttctcctcctccttctcttcctcctccttcttctcctcctcctcctccttctcctcctcctccttctcttccttctcctcctcttcctccccctccttctcctcctcttccttcttctttttttagtttttttatgtattttgaagggggtgggggaggacagagagagaatcccacccagactccacgctggcagcaaggagcctgagccacccaggtgccctgggcatACTTCCATCTTGTTCCCATGAGAGAATTCTTACTGCTCCCACCCCTTCTCAATGTTCCTATGGTCACAGCTGGGCTCTTCCACCCTTTGCCCAAGAAACAGAGCCACGGAGCACCTCTGGAATGGAATCATGGGCTTTTACCAAAACAAGTGAGAATGTTCCACCACCATCCAGACTTGGTGGGAAATCTCCAGTTTGCCCAGGGCCAGGCATTCACCCTCACCATCAGCACCACCTCTCGGGGGATGAGGCCACCAGCGTCTATTCTACAGTGGCTACAACTGGCCTGAACTCTTGTAAAaggagctgtccacacagagtgAACCAGCTGGGGAACTGACGAGCCTTGGGGCATAAAGATGGATCCTAGGCTGGGTGTAACTGGTTGACAGTCCTCTCTGGGTGACAAGAGAAGGACAACCAACATAGCTTCCAAGCACTGGTAATTCTTGCTTATTTAAGTACTTAAGTGAAGATCAGTTCCTCCCCACAGCACTCCTGTGTGTTCTCTTTTTCCCAGCCCACCAGCAGAATCAGCAGCACTTTGTTAGAcgtgcaaattctcaggccccacccaccgCAACTGAAACCCTGCAGGGTGGAGTCCTGCAATCTGTGTGTCTTAACAAACCCTGGGGGTGACCCTGAGATATACTAAAGCTTGCTCTAGTCTGGGGCAGTGCTTCTCCAACCGGGCATTGTACTAGAATCTCCTGAAGTTTTGAAAACTCCGAATGGCCAGGCTCCACCTATACATTTTAAATCAGAATCTGCCGAGGAGACCGAGATATCAGTAGTTCTCCCGGATCTGCCGGGGGTGACTTGAATGGGCAGGCAGGTTTGAGAACCAGTGGTCAACTCTAGGGCCTGGAGGCCCAAGAGCGTGGTCTCCGGAACTGCAGCTTCAGCACcacctgggagcttattagaaatgcagagtctcaggcccCGACCCAGGGCTGCTAAAGCTGTCTGCACTTTCACAAGATCCCGGGTGACTGGGAAGCACATAGAAATGTGACAAGCACTGACCTGGAGAACAAAAAACACATCTGAAGTGTTTCTGACTTATAGATCAATGATTTACCCAATTGGGTCCAAaggttgttgcttttgtttttctggttctctggtgaccctccctctcccccatcagTGGATGccctggttgggggaggggagaacaacCCAGAGAGAGGAATTAAATTCAATAAGCACCTCATGGGGGCCCTGCAGAATgagtaaggaaggaagaaacgtTTTAATTAACATTTGGATGTGTTCTGGAGGTATACAGTTCACTAGATTATTAAGCACCACATTATGTAATAACTGCTCCCAGGAGGCCTCCCCATGAGCCAGCTGGTTCTTACTCTCCCACCCTCCAGtttcttatttcattcatttctcaccATCGCACCAGATCACTACACTGAATGATGTAGAAAGTGAAACCATGGCTGGCTCAGAACTGGAATAAATATTAACCcagatttattatttctcttttttttaagtttattcattttgagagagaggaaaagaatcctgagcaggctctgaactgccagtgcagagcctgatatgaagcttgaatccacaaaccgtgagatcatgacccgagccaaaaccaagaattggacgctcaaccgactgagccatccaggcgcccctattatttctttaaacaatgtGAAAAGAGAGTTTCAGATCGGAATGGGccagctttggggtgcctggctggctcagtcagaagagcatgtgactcttgatcttggagtcctGAATTCGAACCCCAcagtgggtatagagattacttaaaaaacattgtttttttcaggagcaaactttaaaaacattttcttaaaaaaggtTGACTTTGTGACCAAGTGCAATAGAAAGTTTACTgcaatttttttaactgataagATTTTTGAAATTAACCCGATTTacatttttagtctttttcctCGTCTTGAGAATTAGCCTTGGCTGTACACtcatctctgtgtgtatgtgtttatgcaCAGTCAGGACAAACACAGATTTTTAGGCTGCCTGTGCTTCCTGGGCAGCAGGGTGTGGAAAGAGGCTGGGAGTGAGGATGCTTGGACCCCCTTCTAGCAAGTCACTTTGCTGTGCAGGACCTGGCTTTCTCACTTCCATAAAGGAGTGTGACAGTTGAGGTTACAAATTCAAATGGCCTCAGAAGCCTAGGTGGAAATCTAAACAGAGTTTAGGGCATCACCTCCTCAGCCCTTTTCTCCTTGTTGACCTGTGGGAACGTGAGTTCAGTATTGTCAATttcaagagaagcaaaaaaaaaaaaaatctggatttttgtcttcaatttcccAATTTTTGAATGTTGGAAGCTCATAtaacttgattttgttttgttttgtgttttgcagAAATTGGAAACCACTCAAAACATTTCTGAGGCCATCGACCACCTGGGGCCAGCCAGGTAATGACCTGTAGACTAAGTGATATCCCAGGACTCTTAGGATTCCATGTTACCCCTTTAATGAATCTGTTGTTTTTGTGTAGTCATAGCCGTGTCTCTAGTTCAttctgtcaataaatatttgagcacCCATTATAAGCCTGAAACCatagttgattaaaaaaaaaagaagaatgacatAGGGTTTCTACCTTTAGGTAAGGAAATGGGAGAGCTCAGTGAGATGCACCGTATAGAGTAAGGCTTCCTGAATAATTACGCTTGTTGAAAAGTCTAAGGAAAGGCAGACCCAGTTCTCCAGCGAGACACGCAATCTCTCTGAGGCttgatattttcattctttcttttatgtttatttatttctgagacagagagagacagagcatgagtgggggaggggcagagagagtgggagacacagaatgagaagcaggctccaggctctgagctgtcagcacagagccagatgaggggcttcaacccacgaactgtgagatcgtgacctgagctgaagtcggacgcttacctgactgaaccacccaggtgcccccacaattgcaatttttttttttaaaaaaagcagaaaacagcaCTGATGCGATGCAAATGCATCAGAGAAGCTCTTTCAGGTCTTTTCCACCAATGATGACGCAAAGCCTTTTGCTCCTTGTGAGTGGTGCTTGAATTCTCAGGCAGGTTTAATTAGAATACCAAGAGCCAGAGTTGCGTACTTGATGATTTTGAAGGGGGCTTATACGGATGTTTAAGGGTCTTTAACAGAGATGAttcttggttttttaaatttgtctaatTGCACTTGAACATGTacaactttccttttttcctgagACAATTATTTCTAGCACTGATTTCACACTTACCCTTAAAGCATCATCTTTAGGCTGATGACTCTCAAAATCGCATTTCAGGCCACATTCTTACATATCCAGCTCCCAGCTTGGCATTTCTCCCCGGAGATCTCATACACATCTTGGGTTTAACAGGCTCAAAACAGAACTTTTGACCCAAATTTGCCTCCTCCCAAGCCTTTCCTATACCAATAAATCACACACTGGTTGCTCAGGTCAAACGTTgggaaatatcttaatttttttatatcacCCCCCACATCCTATCTCTCATGGAGGCCTATGTGCTTTGGCTCCAATATCCCATAgcatcatatatattttaaagtttatttatttattttgtgagagagagagaaagagagagagagagagcgcacatgcacaTGGGTTcaaacagtggaggggcagaagcagagaatcccacgcagcaTGCAGGCTTTGTGcagcaagcacagagccccatgaggggctccatccttcaaaccatgagatcaggacctgagccacaatcaagagtgggatgcttaaccgactgagcctttCAGGCCCCCCAGTATCTCACAGCATTGTAGGCAAAGTATAATCACTTACCATGTGCACACGATCGGTCAGTTCAAGTCACTATTACCTCTACTCCAACAGCCTGCGAACTGATCTTCCTACTTCTCCCACTTCTATCCTTCCttacacagcagccagagtgatctgaAAGCACAAATaacctttctcccttcctcacaACCCTCCAAAGGCTTTCCATCGCAGGTGAATAGAACCCAGACGTATTACAATGCCCCACAAAGCTCTGTGGGATCTTGCGTCTGCCTGTTTTCCCCCAGACTGGCCTTACTTTCATCTGTCAAATATGCCAGGCTTGTAGCAACTGAGGGCCCTAGCCAGAAAGTTCTTCTCATGGCCTCTCTCCTCTCATCACTGTCTCttcctcagaaaggccttccttGACCATCTCTGGCGGACACTTCTCCACCCTTGTCCACAGAAATGGAACCACTTATTTTTAGCTGTACCCGTAATGGCCCGGCTTCCCTTGATGATTTATGACCAtatgactaagt includes the following:
- the LOC122234543 gene encoding basic proline-rich protein-like, which encodes MWSCHRLPPPPPPPPPPPSPPPPSPPPPPPPSPPPSPPPSPPPSPPPPPPPPPPSPLPSPPPSPPPPPPPSPPPSPPPSPPPSPPPSPPPSPPPSSLLPPSPPPSSSPPPSLPLPPPSPSPPPPLPPPPPPPPPSPPPPSPPPPPPSPPPSPLPSPPPSPPPSPPPSSLLPPSPPPSSSPPPSLPLPPPSPSPPPPLPPPHPFPPSHPSPPPHPSPPPSSPPPPPSPPPPSPPSPPPSPPPFPPPSPPPSPPPSSSPPPSLPLPPPSPSPPPPLPPPHPFPPSHPSPPPHPSPPPSSPPPSLPPPSSPPPPPSPPPPPPPPPLPPPPPPPPPPPPPPPPPPPPPPPPPPPSPPPSPPPSPPPPPTPPPPPPSPPPPSPPPPSPPPPPPSPPPFFPPPFFPPPSSPLPLPPPPPPPPPPPPLRLLPPPPPPPPPPPPPPPPPPSPPPSPPHTPPSPPPPSPPPPSPPPPSPPPPSPPPPSPPPPSPPPPSPPPPPPPSPPPPPSPPPSPPPPPSPPPPPSPPPPPPSPPPPPSPPPPPSPPPPPSPPPCSPPPSPPLP